Genomic DNA from Candidozyma auris chromosome 1, complete sequence:
TTAGCTTACTCATCACCCTCGCATTCTTTTAAGAACTTCCTTCCATATCCCTAATATTGATACAGCATGAACAGTACATCGTCAGAGTCGCTAAGGCTGGTGGAGGAACCACAGCCACTACAGCCGTCGCCTACGAATAGACAGCAAAGAACAGGCTCATTCAGCTCGCTCAGATCGTCGCTCAACCGGTTCCAGACTTCCCAACTGGCTGTTTCTAGAGTTCCCACAAGTTATAGTGTCCATGAAATTTACGGTGATATGGACAgtgatgaaattgaaaacCAGAGACTAGAGAACCAGAACGAAGTGCTTCGAACGCTTTCTAGGAGAGTGCTGCGGATGGCTTCCAGAGAGCAAGTGCATTTCCACGCAGCAGACTTGGAAAGTCAAAAGGAGCAGCTAGAAAAGGATGATGGCTCCAACTATGAGGACTTGCCAGATACAGCGGTTCCTACAAAAGACTTTGGTGGGGAGTTCACCGCCATGGACCCAGAGCTTGTGGCGTGGGACGGGCCTGACGACCCAGAGTACCCAAGAAATTGGTCGATGATGAGAAAGTTCTATGTCACCGGCATGGTGTCGTTGTACTCGTTGATCTCGCCGATGTCGTCCTCGGTGCTTTCACCGGCTATGCCGGCCATTTCAGAGtcgatcaacttgaacaactcGGTTGTCCAATCGCTCTGTGTCTCCATCATGGTTCTTGCATGGGCATTGGGTCCCTTGATCATTGCCCCTATGTCTGAGTCGGACCGTATAGGCCGCATTCCAGTGCTCAACATATCCATCTGGATCACCTTCGTTTTCAATTTGGCTTGTGGCTTCATCAAGACGCCTGCCCAGCTCTGTGTGTTGAGGTTTTTGGGCGGCTTGGGCGGATGTGCCCCTTTGAACGTCGGTGCTGGTACTTTGGCCGATGTCTGGAGCGACGACCAGCGTTTAGTGGCGATGGCCTTCTACTCCATGGGCCCGCTTTTGGGTCCTGTGATTGCTCCAGTCATTTCAGGTTTTGTCGTCCAGCGTGCCAATTGGCATTGGTGCTTCTATTACTTGGCaatcttcaattttgcTACCGCCGTGCTTGGCACCCTcacttttgaagaaacgtattctccaaaactcttgagaaacaaggCAGtcaagttgagcaagagTACCGGGAACCCTCACTTGCATACGATTTTCGAAGTCGCTGATGGCGAAACAACTACAAGCAAGATTGTTGTTTCTGTCATGAGACCAATCACCCTCTTGGTGGGCCACCCTATGGTTTTCGGTTTGGGCATATTCATGGCTTTTTGCTATGGCTTTATGTATCTTCTCATTGTGACATTTCCCTCGGTCTACAAGGGAAGCTACGGGATGAGTGTCGAGATCTCGGGTCTCATGTATATCCCATTGGGTATTGGCTTCATGGTTGGAACCCTCGTGTTCACTCCAGTGAACGGCAGAATCTACGACAGGCTCACTAAGAAGAACAATGGTGTGCCCAAGCCAGAGTTCCGTCTTGTCATGCTCATTGCCAGTGGGTTTGGTATCCCAGTTTCGCTTATTTGGTACGGCTGGTCAGCACAGAAGGAAGTGCACTGGATCATGCCAGCAATTGGCTCATGTCTCTTTGGCATTTGTATTGTTCCAGTGTTTCAAAACGTCCAAACATACCTTATTGACATGAACAACCGTTTTGCAGCATCCTCGGTGGCTGCAGCGGCCGTTTTCCGttctctttttggcttttcaTTCCCACTTTTCGCTACCAAGATGTACGACAAATTAAACTACGGATGGGGAAATACCATGTTTGCATTCATTGGACTTCTTTTGGGTATTCCATTTCCGTTGTTCTGTCTCAAATACGGCGAGCTGTTGAGAATGTGGGCCAATGCAAAGTTCGACCGCAGGCAAGCCAAGAGAGACGAGAAGAACTTAAGAAGGTTGCAAGCCatgaaggaaaaagaggaagcTAAGAGCAACATGAAGCATGGTTCGTCAgactcatcatcagcatAGTCACCCAGACATTGTAGTTCGCATGAGCAGCATATTTATTACGAGATTTATTCACAATCTCTTTAATTTTAGACATAGAAAACAGGCTTTACGGATTTTGTAGTAGGGACCACAGTTGGTAGACGGTATAGTATGTGAAGGCTGCACAGCCCATCTCAATAGGGGTCCTCAGAGAGAGACTAAATTACAGCAccccaaaatcaagaattGACCAATTACTGGCACAAATTGCTTCAACTAAGGGTTCCATTACCAAATCTGATCAATCTGTTGTATCTATATATTTTTGTCCGTAGCCCACTTAAAATCTGTCAAAGACGTCAATCTCATGCATATGCAGCCAGCCTGGTATATTTCACCTCCCGAATATGCGAACCCTAAAAAGACACCAAAccctcttctttcatcaatgaaggCATTAATATACATCACCCTCGCGTACATCGTTGGCCTGGTCGTGGCCGTCGACTTCGTCAGGCCTCCTCGGGAGGCTGAGGAGCCCATGGCCCGGTTCAACCCGGGAGTTTTGGGGAAATTGAGGCTGCACTTTTATCAGACAGACGAGCCGGTGCCAGGGCTTGAACCCGACGATTCTTCGGACGATGAGGATTTTCCGGAGGAACCCGGCACTCCCAAATATGACTAGATGggttttgatttttgggTAGCGTATGCGAATAACTTTCAATTCTTGCAGGACGGCCCTGACCGTCTTTACGGGTGAACGAGCCGTGGTTGGACTTTTATATTCTTTAATTTATGTATCTTTAATTTATGTATCTGATGAGGTACAGCGTACTCTCATGCTGTTAAATATATGCAACTGGTTGAGGGCAGAGTAGGAATACGGGAGGATGTTAAGGTCGAGGtaattgcaaaaagaatgcaaaaaaattggataCGAGGCTAGGTAGTGTTCATTTATTAGGCACTGGTATGAGAGGGGTTAGGTTGTTCTAAAGCTACATTGGGAGACAATGGTGAACGATGGTGGCCCCATCAAAGTGTTGAATTTGTGGAGGCTACTCAATTGTGGGATCGACATCTCTGGAAGCCAAATGCGTTGGACGATACcgatatttttttttggtttcgATGAAGGCAAGTGTATGAGAGTGAGCTGTGCCAATACCTTAAATGATGCCCACACAATCCATAGTTTAAGAAGATGCAAGACTGGTACAAGCTAGTTTGGGGACCGCTACTGATTTAGAACTTTTTCCCCAATCAATTCTGTTTTACAAGCCTGAATCCCTAGTGAATGCACCGAGGACTGTCGGTATTGGCAATGCTCTTTAGCCCTTGATCTCTACTCATTCACCGCTGAACTTCGATTCAATAGCGCCGTGGGTGTCCTTTCTTGTAATTGTCCATGCGTTCAATAAAAAAGTGACCTAATGGATTGAGGAGTGTGTTGTGAATGACTGCAAAAACATTATTCTGCTTGCTTGTCTACGACATACATGCCTGTGAGGTAAGTAGAGAAACAAACTGCGGGGTAAAGACTGATTCTTTGGAagttttctcttcttcggctCTTCTGTTTTTTTAAAGGGCATCCTGGAGTCACACCGAAGCCCGAATGGTAGATACTCGAAAAAGGCTTTCAGAAGTGGCAGGGCTAAGCTTCACAGCAAGAGGTGAGACAAGCGAAAGAGTAGTCTTCAAGAGAATAATGGTGATTTGTGTAAGAGAAAGTCTCAGATTTCGCTTCTTATTCATTGGCGGCTAGTTGGAATTTACTGGAGAGGCCTGAGAAATCATATCAATAACACCAGATGGGTTGGAAGATCGATAAGCAGCACACTCTCAAAGTTCTTTGACAAACATTCGGAtaacaaaaaaagcacTTAACATCAAACTGTTGATGAGGGCAAGAAGAGCAGCTAGGGAAAGTGGAAATGAGGCATTTgagattgaaaagaaacgaGCCTTCATCGAAACCCGCCGCCCTTGAGACATTCCAGCATCCACCATGTGCGACATTCAAACACATTGGCTCCAGCGGCCCGCATCGAGTGTCAGCAACACCCTGACATCACTGAGTGTTTAAAAGACGGTATTTGTTGGCAAAGATGGCCTCCGGAAAAACCCCATCCGGATCGGGCAAGGTGTTTCGATGGCACTTTGTTTGTGAGATCATTGTGCCTGCAAATGACATCACGGGTGCATCGAGCGTTGGACCAAGCAGAAAAGATCGGATGTGCCggaaaaaataagaaaaagaaaagagccCGTCAAGCAGGAACAAAAACAACGTCCAGGCCTTTGGAGACACTGGACCAAGCTGTATGAATGCACACAAGAAGCGAATGTGAAATACAGTAGCCCGAGGGTAGACATATAGAGCAGAGCAGAGGTGCGAACGCAAATGTGTAGGAGGCAAGTGCAGGAGAGAGAGTAGGAGATGGAGGGAGGAAATTAAAAAAAGCAGGAAAtaaagagaaggagatcaagcGAAGGTAATAATGGGAAAGTAAAGGAAGGAGAGACAAGGGAGGAGAGCGAAATTACGTGACTATCaaggcaaaaaaaaatgataTCAACGCCGTAGTTCAGTGGCCAGAAATCATCTCTTGCACacttttttcgcagccagagAGTCCTCAAAGTGGGTTCTCtccaaagcagaagaaaagtgCAAATGTAAACCCACAGAAAGGGACCACAAAGATAAGCAAGCTTGCATTCTTGCAGGTTCAAGCGGGAGAAATCCGACACCAAGTAATTACTAATTGTGTTTTGCACCCGCACACCGGATTGTGTCTGAACGTGGCTACCGAGGaggtcttttcttttcacgCACCACTGCTATCTCATTGAGACCCAAGCGGGACACAAGAATTGCTTTGGGCTAGGAAAGTTGGTGAATAGCGATTGGAAGTAGAGTATGAACAATTGGAGAAAGTCgtaaagaaaaaaagggaATCCCAGGAAAGTCGAAGAAAACCAACCCAGCCTGAAGAAAGCCGtagcaaaaaaaaaaaaaataaccATGCATGGAAATTGCCCTCTGTTACCGTTTACCTAAATGCTGTGTCTCTGCTCTGCCCCACGCTCAGCTCAATGCCCCCTTTTACAGACCTCGACCAAATCCTAAACTCAACTTGGACAATTCCAGATCAAGCAAACTTTATCAAAGTCATCTCccctccttctccaaaaaaaaatccccCAATATCGCTCTCGCCTTGTATCACGGTTCTCGTCTCCTTTTGGCTCCCGCACTCTTCTGTGCACTGAGCCATGCAACCTCGCCTGTGCACACTGCCGGGCGCCGTGAACGTTTCTTTTCTGCTTGACGTGGGCCATCGATGCACGCAGGCGAGGGAGTGAGCcagaaaaaataaaaaaaaaagtgactATATATATCGACCGCTCCCCCACACTTTGCAGTTTATCtcattttttctttcttgaggTACCCTTTTCCCTAAATCCAAACTCCCCCACTACTTCCCTGACAACATGAGCAACTTCTCATACGAAAACGTGGTGCCCAACTTCAGAATGGATGGCAAGTTGGCCATCATCACCGGCGGCTCCGGAGGCATGGCCTCGGTTATCTCCAGAGCGTTCGTTGCCCAAGGAGCAGACGTGGCCCTTGTGGACATCAACTTGGAGAGAACAAAACAGGCCGCCAAGGAGGTGTTGGCTTGGGCCCAGGAGACCCTCAAGGGCGAACACGAGTCCCCCGTGGGCAAGGTGTCTGCGTGGTCGTGCAACATTGGCGACGCTGAGAACGTCAGGGTTACCTTTGCTGAGATCAACGAGCACCACGGCACCGTGGCCGATGTTTTGGTCAACACCGCCGGCTACTGCGAGAATTTCCCTGCGGAGGACTACCCTGCTGCCAACGCCGAGGGCATCATGCGTGTCAACGGCTTGGGCGCCTTCTACGTAGCCCAGGCATTTGCCAGACCTTTGATTGACAACCAGAAGCGTGGCTCCATCATCATGATCGGCTCCATGTCGGGAACCATTGTTAACGACCCTCAGCCTCAGGCAATGTACAACATGGCCAAGGCAGGTGTCATCCACATGGTGAGATCCTTGGCTTGCGAGTGGGCCAAGTACAACATTCGTGTCAACACCGTGTCTCCAGGCTACATTCTCACACCTTTGACGAGAAACGTCATTGCTGGCCATACCGAGATGAAGGAGGCCTGGGAGTCCAAGATCCCAATGCACAGAATGGCCGACCCCAAGGAGTTTGTTGGCTCCATCTTGTACTTGGCCTCCGAGACCGCCTCTTCCTACACCACGGGTCACAACTTGGTTGTTGACGGCGGCTACGAGTGCTGGTAAGCCAGTATCTCTCCACATTACGACGAAGCTTAGAGGCGGCCTAATTCCATGGCGCCGCACCCAGACGCTTGTTTCGCTCGCTCGGCATGTTTTTCTCTGAGAGTCTGGGTAATTGTGGGGTGCGTGGCCATCATTGCAGGTTGCACCGCACGCTTTGTTATCATCCAAATCATTACTTTTTTATTCATTTGATGTCTTACGGTCTACTTTTAATGCACATTGTTGTTTTCATTGAGGCCTCTGTTATGACTTGATTTTCtgctactttttttttatcacCGCCCATGGGGTTTTATAGACtaaaataataaaaaaaaatccgATCGATTCAAATGTAACCTGCTTATGTTTTTCCCCGTCTGTAAGCCCAGCGCTGCCCCCACGTCGCACAAAAATAACGTTCCGGCCCGCCCAAGGACGTTTTTTCTCTGCCCCATGAGGCTCCCGCGCAAGAGCCTCCAGACTAACCTACCTGATCAGGTTTTGGGCGGGCCAACCCCTGCGGTTTCCCCAGAAAATTCTCCAGTGGCAGTGCCAAATGGCAGGGGACAGTCTCGATTAATAAAACTGCTGGGCGGCCTCGCCAATTAATTTCTGCATCACCCGCCACAACATTTCAGTTCTTTTAATTTCCCCCACCTGGTCATGAAGTGCATCAGGTGCGTCGCTTTTTTATGAGGctggttttttttttcttctcagGCCTGATCGGCCCCGCCATGTCCGAGCAAaggtggctgcgaaaaatggcCAACATTCACCTTTTAGACGAAAGCACAAAAGCTTTTGTTGACTCTTGGACCTTGCACGGCTCTGTTGACTCTGACAGGTCACGATTCTTAGAATAAGCTTTGATAAGTGGACTCTGGCTCTTGGCCACGGATTCCACCGCTGCGCTGGGCGGGTCACACAGACTTGCATTGAGACTGGGTGCCACTCGCACCATGGCTGCTGGCTCGGATGACGAGGGCCGGAGCACACACAAGTTGACAAAAAGGGAAGATCGCAAGATTCCGATGGAGGTGGCACATGGTTTCGTGGGACTCTTTCCACCGACCTCCCCGAGTGTCCATTATCTCTAGATTTCATTTTGCCGAAGCCACGGATGAGTGAAGATGCCATTGCATAACGTCTCTAATAGTTGACGTGCAATATCATCTACCTCTTTCGTTCTGAGACACCATCATTTGCAATCGCAATCAATTGCGTTTGTACAATTCCTGTCAGCAGAAAAATATGAGTCGGCGGTGAGAAGCCACTTCCCTTTTTTGTGGATTCATACTTGCCTAGCCATTGTCTATGCATGGATATTCTCTGTAATATTCCATTTGGCATCGCCGTCACATCGATCACATCAGCAACTTTGACATTACTCAATTGACGGCGGTGCAAGCTTTGCAGCTTCCCACATTTTTGCCAACGCTTCCTTGAAACAGTTGACGTTGTAGTCGATGATGGTTAGCACCTCATCCATATCCTGCTGCTCCTCCGAGGCATCGTCGTTTCGTATGAGCGCTACCAACGCCAACCCTCGGATCATTTGCTTGAGGTACAACACCAGGCCATTCAGCAAGCAGCTGATCGCCTTCACACCATTGtctttgatgattttgcGGTCGTTGTCGACGTACAAATCGTCTAGGTCGATGGTGATGTCTATAAACTCTGCGCAAACCTCGTAGGTCTGAATGTCCACAGGAGAGGAGTCCGTGGCAACGTATATCTTGGAGTTCACGTCGAAAAGAAACACCTTATCGATGGAAGAGTGAACCACCAAACTGTCTAGCATATTTTCTAGAGAGGGCAACTCCGGAATAAGCTTTTGCACGATTCTCGAAAAAGCCTCATAAATAGAATGGTCGAATATGGAAGTGAGATAGAAAGACACCTGAACGCCTTCGAGCCCCAAGTCTAGCAACTCATCGCCTGTTCGCTGCATTATGTCTCTTTGCGCATCTATTCTATAGTCTTCCAGCAACCCATCAATTTTGTGTATCAACACCTCAATGTGTATTTTGGGATTGACTTTGTAAGCGTACTCTATAATCATGGATAAGTTGGTCAAGGCGTTGAGGTACTCGTCCTGGGAGTCGATGACATACACCAACGCACCCACCAGCGAAAAAAGCCGTTCAGAGTCGTACGTGGGCTCAAAATAATTAAGTTGACCCGGCAACTCCATCACTGACAAGTCGATGAGAGACAGAAACTGCTCCAGCGTGGGTTTTGAAGTCGACTCGAGGTAGAGCGTATCTAGAGGCTGCATGTTATGGAAGACGACTTTACAAATGGACGACTTGCCGCCTCTTCTGAGACCCATGAGGAGAATCGTAGCATTAGTAGGTTCAGGAGATTCCATGGTGAAAGTGGCGGTGATGGtgtttgatgaagatggtggtgttgatgaagaaggtggtcTAGATAAGAGTAGTACTAGCGCGAGTTACACAGGAATATGATGGCGGACCTGTACTGGCCTAGAATCGAGTGTGAAAATAGATGAAGGTGAGGAAGGCATTGTATTGAGAGGGATTAGTTGGTGGGAGTCATTTTCCTTCTATATATTTTAGGTGTAGCTTCTCCTCGTAGGGTTAATCATGTGTATATGGGGAAGTCTGCTGATAGGAGTTCCGCCCGGGTGATGATTCAATGGAAATAAGAAATCCCAGATGGAAGGTTTTAAGGAATGTGATGAtgacttgttgatgaacCAAGTTAGAGTCTGCTTCTCTTGTCTAGAGATATGTGTAAATTTCCTCGGATTCGTAGCGCTCAAAGCAGAACATTTACAAGATTTCCAAGTAACAGATAGTCAAAACTATTTAGATGCTGCAATGACCCCGCAGGAGATATAGGTTGATTGATTATTTTTACCTCGTGCTTAATGTAATTTTAGATTACGTTGTAAGAATGTACATTGTAATAGATACTTCAAAGTAGTCTCACCTTGCTCTAAAATCACTTACCTTAACAGCAATTCTGTGGTGACGCCCTCATATAATTGAATGATACTGCTCTCGTAATCCTTTGCTGACGGCCTAGGGGTAATTTTTGCTGGCACAATCGTAGCATTACTTCTTCTACCATGCCCGTCATCCTGTGGCCATAGCCAGTAGGTTCGTATCATTCCTTCTTGGGTAGCAAGTGCAAGCTTCGCTTCGTTTGGAGAAACTGCAGCACTGAAAGTTCTGAAATGCTCTCCTGGCACGTATGCTACCACCTTCAAGTCAGGATAATTGTACATCGCTGCAACACCAGCTTTTGCAGTCAGAGAATGGCCAAACGTAAGAAGAAGCTCCCGATGCATTTTCAGCCATGTGATAGACGT
This window encodes:
- the ARD gene encoding Ardp, with product MSNFSYENVVPNFRMDGKLAIITGGSGGMASVISRAFVAQGADVALVDINLERTKQAAKEVLAWAQETLKGEHESPVGKVSAWSCNIGDAENVRVTFAEINEHHGTVADVLVNTAGYCENFPAEDYPAANAEGIMRVNGLGAFYVAQAFARPLIDNQKRGSIIMIGSMSGTIVNDPQPQAMYNMAKAGVIHMVRSLACEWAKYNIRVNTVSPGYILTPLTRNVIAGHTEMKEAWESKIPMHRMADPKEFVGSILYLASETASSYTTGHNLVVDGGYECW
- a CDS encoding GTP-binding protein GTR2, with translation MSQRPASARELPVKTQAPLVPLSSCSTNNMPIDASWIPPQHSPTTSHLVPLITALDLDTKSLAYSVSRSSSSCFSLAIQSPIPQPPKTSSPRIPRELTEVHYLITVGQTDNFYSNLISWCPLTLKLAIGINGEVYFWDGKLEIVCIWESPNGSPITCVNCGGGHLLIATEDSMVTVLDFEGNIVSCWEFVAPVLCAQWSHGKFFVGDRIGVVHAIYTPWRIIKIIVHEFRQQATGIAVSEDGKYLAVGGNENRAVIWDIAAIDCPKYLCTLKHNAAVKAIDFCPWSSSPSLIATGGGSNDRHLKIWHIPSGALIKDLETDSQITSITWSKMHRELLLTFGHSSTAKAGVAAMYNYPDLKVVAYVPGEHFRTFSAAVSPNEAKLALATQEGMIRTYWLWPQDDGHGRRSNATIVPAKITPRPSAKDYESSIIQLYEGVTTELSLRPPSSSTPPSSSNTITATFTMESPEPTNATILLMGLRRGGKSSICKVVFHNMQPLDTLYLESTSKPTSEQFSSLIDLSVMELPGQLNYFEPTYDSERLFSSVGALVYVIDSQDEYLNALTNLSMIIEYAYKVNPKIHIEVLIHKIDGLSEDYRIDAQRDIMQRTGDELLDLGLEGVQVSFYLTSIFDHSIYEAFSRIVQKLIPELPSLENMLDSLVVHSSIDKVFLFDVNSKIYVATDSSPVDIQTYEVCAEFIDITIDLDDLYVDNDRKIIKDNGVKAISCLSNGSVLYLKQMIRGLALVALIRNDDASEEQQDMDEVLTIIDYNVNCFKEALAKMWEAAKLAPPSIE